One Solanum pennellii chromosome 9, SPENNV200 DNA segment encodes these proteins:
- the LOC107031248 gene encoding AMP deaminase: MDAHTVHLAMAALVGASIVAVSAYYMHRKTLNQLLELAKTIEKGKDLDGVETEEDGGGYSRNYAVRRRNRSRSNGYYRGSSASFPDVTMANSGEVEERRNGPIHVDSIPAGLPRLHTLPEGKSRSTHSLRPTSPKSPVASASAFESIEGSDEEDNITDTTKLDTAYLQTNGNAGPDADGEQIALAAAASMIRSHSVSGDLHGVQPDPIAADILRKEPEQETFVRLKISPGETPSADEAEVYRNLQVCLEMRQSYVFKEAVAPWVKEIISDPCTPKPNPNPFEFTPEGKSDHYFQMEDGVVHVYANEDSTEKLFPVADATTFFTDFHHILKVIAAGNIRTLCHHRLVLLEQKFNLHLMLNADREFLAQKSAPHRDFYNVRKVDTHVHHSACMNQKHLLRFIKSKLRKEPDEVVIFRDGTYMTLKEVFESLDLTGYDLNVDLLDVHADKSTFHRFDKFNLKYNPCGQSRLREIFLKQDNLIQGRFLAELTKQVFSDLSASKYQMAEYRISIYGRKMSEWDQLASWIVNNELYSENVVWLIQLPRLYNIYKEMGIVTSFQNILDNIFLPLFEVTVDPDSHPHLHIFLKQVVGLDLVDDESKPERRPTKHMPTPAQWTNVFNPAFSYYVYYCYANLYTLNKLRESKGMTTIKFRPHAGEAGDIDHLAATFLTSHNIAHGINLRKSPVLQYLYYLAQIGLAMSPLSNNSLFLDYHRNPLPMFFLRGLNVSLSTDDPLQIHLTKEALVEEYSIAASVWKLSSCDLCEIARNSVYQSGFSHALKSHWIGKEYYKRGPDGNDIHRTNVPHIRLEFRDMIWREEMQQVYLGKAVFPSFVDP, encoded by the exons ATGGATGCACATACTGTTCATCTAGCGATGGCGGCACTAGTTGGAGCATCGATTGTAGCGGTATCCGCTTACTATATGCACCGGAAAACCCTAAATCAGTTACTAGAGTTAGCAAAAACCATAGAAAAGGGTAAGGACCTTGATGGCGTGGAAACGGAGGAAGACGGCGGCGGATACTCGAGGAACTATGCAGTGAGGAGGCGGAACCGTAGCCGGAGTAATGGATATTATCGCGGTTCTTCTGCTTCATTTCCGGATGTGACGATGGCCAATTCAGGTGAGGTTGAAGAAAGGAGGAATGGTCCGATACATGTGGATTCTATTCCAGCCGGTTTACCCAGGCTTCATACTCTTCCTGAAG ggaAATCAAGATCTACGCATTCGCTTAGACCAACTTCTCCGAAATCTCCAGTTGCAAGTGCAAGTGCATTTGAAAGTATAGAAGGATCAGATGAGGAAGACAACATTACGGACACTACTAAACTTGACACTGCCTATCTACAAACTAATGGGAATGCG GGCCCAGATGCTGATGGGGAACAAATAGCTCTGGCTGCAGCAGCAAGTATGATTCGCTCACACAGTGTCTCTGGTGACTTGCACGGTGTTCAACCTGATCCAATAGCTGCAGATATTCTACGGAAAGAGCCAGAGCAAGAAACATTTGTACGACTGAAGATATCCCCTGGTG AGACACCATCTGCCGATGAAGCGGAGGTCTACCGGAACTTGCAAGTTTGTCTTGAAATGAGACAGAGTTATGTATTCAAGGAGGCTGTTGCTCCTTGGGTGAAGGAAATAATCTCTGATCCATGCACCCCAaagccaaatccaaatccattTGAATTCACTCCTGAAGGAAAATCTGAT CATTATTTTCAGATGGAAGATGGAGTTGTTCATGTATATGCAAATGAAGATT CTACGGAGAAACTTTTTCCTGTTGCTGATGCTACTACCTTTTTCACCGACTTCCATCACATCCTCAAAGTAATAGCAGCTGGGAACATCCGAACTTTATGCCACCATCGCCTAGTGCTTCTGGAACAA AAATTCAATCTACATTTGATGCTTAATGCGGATCGAGAGTTCCTTGCTCAGAAAAGTGCACCTCATCGTGACTTCTACAATGTGAGGAAGGTTGATACACATGTTCATCACTCAGCATGCATGAATCAGAAGCATTTGTTGAGATTCATCAAGTCAAAGTTAAGGAAGGAGCCTGATGag GTTGTGATATTTCGTGATGGAACTTATATGACCTTAAAGGAAGTCTTTGAGAGCTTAGATTTGACTGG GTATGACCTCAATGTTGACCTGTTAGATGTTCATGCTGACAAGAGTACCTTTCATcgttttgacaaatttaatCTGAAGTACAATCCCTGCGGTCAAAGTAGGCTGAGGGAAATTTTCCTTAAGCAGGATAATCTTATACAAG GTCGTTTTCTTGCTGAGCTGACTAAGCAAGTATTTTCTGATCTTTCTGCAAGCAAATATCAA ATGGCAGAATACAGGATATCAATATACGGCCGAAAGATGAGCGAGTGGGACCAACTTGCTAGCTGGATAGTGAACAATGAACTCTACAGCGAGAATGTTGTCTGGTTGATTCAG CTTCCGAGACTGtataacatatacaaagaaatgGGGATTGTGACATCATTTCAAAATATCCTTGACAACATCTTTCTGCCCTTGTTTGAGGTCACTGTTGACCCAGATTCACATCCCCACCTGCACATCTTCTTGAAGCAG GTTGTTGGATTGGATTTGGTGGATGATGAAAGCAAACCAGAAAGAAGGCCTACCAAACACATGCCTACACCTGCTCAATGGACTAACGTATTCAATCCTGCATTCTCATACTATGTCTACTATTGTTATGCTAATCTCTACACCCTGAACAAG TTGCGTGAGTCAAAAGGCATGACGACCATCAAATTCCGACCACATGCTGGGGAG GCTGGAGATATTGACCACCTTGCAGCAACATTTTTAACATCCCATAATATTGCTCATGGTATCAATTTGAGGAAGTCTCCGGTTCTTCAGTACTTATATTACTTGGCTCAG ATTGGTTTGGCAATGTCTCCTCTTAGTAacaattctttatttttggaCTACCATCGGAATCCTTTGCCCATGTTCTTCTTGAGGGGCCTGAATGTTTCTCTTTCAACGGATGATCCCTTGCAAATTCACTTAACAAAAGAAGCCCTGGTTGAAGAGTATAGTATAGCTGCGTCA GTTTGGAAGTTGAGTTCGTGCGATTTATGTGAGATTGCCCGCAATTCAGTTTACCAGTCTGGTTTCTCACATGCGCTAAAG TCCCACTGGATTGGGAAGGAGTATTACAAGAGAGGACCAGATGGAAATGATATTCATAGGACAAATGTGCCTCATATCAGGCTTGAATTCCGTGATATG ATATGGAGGGAGGAGATGCAACAGGTTTATCTAGGCAAGGCTGTATTTCCTTCATTTGTTGACCCATGA